A genome region from Cucurbita pepo subsp. pepo cultivar mu-cu-16 chromosome LG02, ASM280686v2, whole genome shotgun sequence includes the following:
- the LOC111787809 gene encoding zinc finger CCCH domain-containing protein 30-like has product MCGGPEKSNSASTTTSASSPNPKDMSHLTVDCEDSFYSLLELASDNDAEGFKRLMESDLLSLNKSGLWYVRQKGSKQVVHEHRTPLMVAATYGCVDVLKLILSYPEVDVNLSSGTDKSTALHCATSSGSVNAVDIVDLLLSAGADPNAKDINGNRPVDVIFVHPKLQKQNTMFRLEELLNNHSNGSMDVSCLRLSIKMPDSGSPPLSSSLEDEFPSPPKSMSSPKFTDGFATTKEKKEYPIDPSLPDIKNSIYATDEFRMFSFKVRPCSRAYSHDWTECPFVHPGENARRRDPRKFHYSCVPCPDFRKGACRRGDMCEYAHGVFECWLHPAQYRTRLCKDGTSCNRRVCFFAHTNEELRPLYVSTGSAVPSPRSIGSAPTVMDMATALGLLPGSPSSVSALSPSPFAQSMSPSSNGVSHSSVNWQQPNVPTLHLPGSNLQSSRLRSSLNARDMPLEDFNVLPNFDNQPRILNDINCFSQPRPSAISVSRSGWTQTLTPNNLEELFSNEIPLSPRFSDPATNVFSPTRKSTLLNQFQQQQQNMLSPINTSIMSPKTVDQPLLQASFGVSSPGRMSPRSTEPLSPMGSRFSAFVQREKQHLRSLSSRELGSNVPSSLIGSPVNSLPKWGSPNGKADWSVGKNELGQLRRSSSFEIGNNGEEPDLSWVQSLVKESPPEMLREKSAAPRMGGAAASGEGLTSTKSQLESTDHSVIGAWLEQMQLDQLVV; this is encoded by the coding sequence ATGTGCGGTGGTCCAGAAAAATCCAATTCCGCATCTACTACTACATCAGCAAGCTCACCTAATCCCAAAGACATGAGTCATTTAACTGTTGATTGTGAGGATTCTTTTTATAGTTTACTGGAGCTTGCATCAGACAACGATGCCGAAGGCTTCAAGCGTTTGATGGAGTCTGATTTGTTATCACTAAACAAGTCTGGGCTCTGGTATGTTCGCCAAAAAGGCTCAAAACAAGTTGTTCATGAGCATAGAACGCCCCTGATGGTTGCTGCAACATATGGTTGTGTTGATGTTCTGAAACTTATACTATCATATCCTGAGGTTGATGTTAATCTCTCATCTGGCACAGACAAAAGCACTGCTCTCCACTGTGCTACCTCCAGTGGATCTGTGAATGCAGTCGATATTGTTGATTTACTTTTGTCTGCTGGTGCTGACCCAAACGCCAAGGATATTAATGGCAATCGCCCTGTGGATGTCATTTTTGTTCATCCAAAGTTGCAGAAGCAGAATACAATGTTCAGGCTCGAGGAACTTCTCAATAATCATTCAAATGGGTCCATGGATGTTTCCTGTTTACGTTTGTCAATCAAAATGCCTGATTCAGGGTCACCACCACTTTCCTCATCGTTGGAGGATGAATTTCCATCTCCACCCAAGTCGATGTCTTCTCCCAAGTTTACTGATGGGTTTGCAActacaaaggaaaagaaagaatatccAATTGATCCATCACTTCCTGACATCAAGAACAGCATATATGCAACTGATGAGTTTCGCATGTTCTCTTTCAAGGTGAGGCCTTGTTCTCGGGCGTATTCCCATGATTGGACTGAGTGTCCTTTCGTCCACCCAGGGGAGAATGCTCGCAGAAGAGATCCAAGAAAGTTTCACTACAGCTGTGTTCCTTGCCCAGACTTCAGAAAAGGGGCTTGTAGGCGTGGGGATATGTGTGAATATGCTCATGGAGTATTTGAGTGTTGGCTTCACCCAGCTCAGTATCGAACTCGTCTTTGCAAGGATGGCACGAGTTGCAATAGGCGGGTCTGTTTCTTTGCTCACACAAATGAAGAACTAAGGCCATTATATGTGTCTACTGGATCTGCTGTTCCTTCCCCACGATCGATTGGGTCTGCTCCAACTGTAATGGATATGGCTACTGCATTGGGTCTTCTGCCTGGATCCCCTTCATCAGTGTCAGCTTTATCTCCATCTCCATTTGCTCAGTCCATGTCTCCCTCTTCTAATGGCGTTTCTCACTCTTCTGTGAACTGGCAGCAACCAAATGTACCAACTCTTCATCTTCCAGGAAGTAACCTTCAATCCAGTCGGTTAAGGTCATCTCTGAATGCCAGGGATATGCCTCTAGAGGATTTTAATGTCTTGCCAAACTTTGACAACCAGCCACGAATTTTGAATGATATTAACTGTTTCTCTCAGCCTCGTCCGAGTGCCATTTCTGTGAGCCGATCTGGCTGGACCCAAACTCTAACTCCTAACAATCTCGAAGAGCTATTTTCTAATGAAATCCCTTTGTCTCCCCGATTCTCTGATCCAGCCACCAATGTCTTTTCCCCTACTCGCAAATCGACATTACTAAACCAAtttcagcagcagcagcagaacATGTTATCACCTATAAATACAAGCATTATGTCTCCTAAGACTGTTGATCAGCCTTTGTTGCAGGCCTCTTTTGGAGTGTCATCGCCTGGAAGGATGTCGCCTAGAAGCACAGAGCCACTGTCTCCAATGGGATCTAGGTTTTCTGCTTTTGTACAGCGTGAAAAGCAACATCTCCGCAGTCTCAGCTCAAGGGAGCTTGGATCCAATGTCCCAAGCTCGTTGATTGGATCTCCTGTCAATTCTTTGCCTAAATGGGGGTCCCCCAATGGAAAGGCGGATTGGTCAGTTGGTAAGAATGAACTGGGTCAACTGCGAAGATCATCTTCTTTCGAGATCGGAAATAACGGGGAGGAGCCTGACTTATCATGGGTTCAATCCCTGGTGAAGGAATCCCCGCCTGAGATGCTAAGAGAGAAGTCGGCAGCGCCCAGGATGGGTGGTGCTGCAGCATCCGGTGAGGGTCTAACTTCTACTAAATCACAATTAGAATCCACTGATCATTCTGTGATAGGAGCTTGGCTTGAGCAGATGCAGCTTGATCAGCTTGTAGTGTAG